A DNA window from Sylvia atricapilla isolate bSylAtr1 chromosome 6, bSylAtr1.pri, whole genome shotgun sequence contains the following coding sequences:
- the GPR65 gene encoding psychosine receptor, giving the protein MSNNTECHDDHTLDKYLFPFVYSIVMMISIPINCISLYASCIQVRKKNELAVYIFSLSLADLLYSLILPLWIDYAWHGDDWRLSASLCQISAFLMYMNFYTSTAFLACISLDRYLALVHPLKLQYLRTRRFSLMVTIIVWLLESVFNSVILMYKEVFNDPCNFTNHTLCYDNYPLERWQANINLFRICSGYLVPLIIILFCYHKIYQVVRYNQATVDEEKKKVRKLILNITVSFIVCFTPYHVVLLIRSIKEPSTSDPRLLLLMYKVYRITQALTSLNCIADPILYCFVSETARTDIVNLLRCCLCLRKREEDQVKEHALCSSATKSTALIT; this is encoded by the coding sequence ATGAGCAACAACACTGAGTGCCATGATGATCACACCCTGGATAAGTATTTGTTTCCATTTGTGTACAGCATTGTGATGATGATCAGTATTCCCATCAACTGCATATCCCTCTATGCATCTTGCATTCAGGTGAGGAAGAAGAATGAGTTAGCAGTCTACATCTTTAGCCTGTCCCTGGCTGATCTTCTGTACTCTTTGATTCTGCCTCTGTGGATTGATTATGCCTGGCATGGAGATGACTGGAGGCTCTCTGCCTCGCTTTGTCAGATTTCTGCCTTCCTTATGTATATGAATTTCTACACCAGCACTGCGTTCCTTGCTTGCATCTCTCTTGACAGATACCTGGCATTAGTTCACCCCTTGAAGCTCCAGTACTTGCGCACAAGAAGATTTTCCTTGATGGTCACCATAATTGTTTGGCTTCTGGAAAGCGTCTTTAATTCAGTCATATTGATGTACAAAGAAGTATTCAATGACCCTTGCAATTTCACTAATCATACATTATGCTATGATAACTACCCCCTGGAAAGGTGGCAGGCGAACATAAATTTATTCCGGATATGCTCAGGGTACTTGGTCCCTTTGATAATCATTCTGTTTTGCTACCATAAAATCTACCAAGTAGTGAGGTATAACCAAGCCACAGTagatgaagagaagaaaaaagtgaggaAGCTTATTCTGAACATCACAGTTAGCTTCATTGTTTGCTTCACTCCATATCATGTTGTATTGCTTATCCGCAGCATCAAAGAACCTTCCACCTCTGACCCACGTCTTTTGTTGTTGATGTATAAGGTTTACAGAATCACACAGGCCTTAACAAGTTTGAATTGCATTGCGGATCCCATTCTGTACTGCTTTGTCAGTGAAACTGCACGAACAGACATAGTGAATTTGCTCAGGTGTTGCTTGTGCCTACGAAAGCGGGAGGAAGACCAAGTGAAAGAACATGCTCTGTGCAGTTCTGCTACAAAGAGCACTGCGCTGATCACCTAA